CTCGTACCCCGCGTCAAGAAGTACCTCGCCGACAATGTGGACAAGACCTTCGTGGACGTGGCCCTCATGGCCAGGGCCCTTCGCGACAGGTACAGGGAGTACACCCACAAACCCGAGCACGCCTTCTACCAAGCCGTAGAGGCAGCCTACAACGTTGTCCTGCACAGCTATGGCTTGGACGAGTCTTCCCCCGACTCCGGGGACTCGGACGACTTGGAACTCCTCGACGACGGGGACGCCGAGCAGGACGATCGCCTAGGGCAGATGTATCGCGCCAAAAAAAGACCGGCCCCCGCCCAAAGGGACAGGGACGGTGACGGGGACGGCGATGAGCTCATCGACATAAGCAGCGACGAGGGTTCCGATGCTCCCACCGGCACTGCTCCAATCCCCAAAACGCTCAAGCTCAACGATCAAGTCACCATTGAAGCTACAGACGGTCCTCCAGACTCACCGTTgcctccaccaccaccaccacccgcACCCTTCCCAACAATCGACGATCAATCCGACTTGGAACGACCgagaaaaagaaaattatcaaaaaaaatcgtATCGACCCCACACAAAAACAACAAACCCAATATGGATCTGGAACGCGAAAAATGCATGACCAAAGTCACCTTTGACGACATCGGCGGTATTGAAAACATAACGGAGCAAATATGCGACCTCGTACTGCATATGAAGCATCCGGAAGTCTACGCTACGCTCGGCGTGAAAGCACCGAGAGGTGCTCTTTTACACGGCCCGCCCGGATCCGGAAAAACTCTCCTAGCGAATGCTATAGCCGGAAGGTTGAATTTGCCAATCATGTCGATGATTGCTACTGAATTGGTCGGGGGTATGTCCGGAGAGTCGGAAAAGCTAATACGGGACGCTTTCGACAAAGCGATAGCACTCGCTCCATGCATACTGTTCATCGACGAGATAGATTCCATTTGTGGTAATAGAATCAACGCGCAAAAGGATATGGAGCGGAGAATGGTCGCTCAGTTGCTGTCGAGTATTGATAGTTTGGACGATAAGAATGCGCAGGTATTGTTATTGGCAGCTACGAATAATCCAGATGCTTTAGATCCGGGTCTGCGTCGTGCCGGTAGGCTGGAGCAAGAGATACCGCTCGGTATTCCAACGGCGCCTGCGAGGAAAGACATTTTGCAGATACTTTGCCGGAAACTAAACCTCGATCCTAGTGTGGATTTGAGTGCCGTTTCACAACTAACGCCCGGATATGTCGGTGCCGATTTGCAAGCGCTGGTTAATAAGTCGTGCACGCTGGCCATAAAGAGAGTGTTTAAATATCTGCAAGAGAATCCTGATTTTAAGGTCGACGAGGATGCAAAGCTAGAAGAGGAGATTGTAAATGTTACCGTCGTTGAAAATGGTAACGGTATAATACCGGCCGTCGAAGtcgaagataaaatacccgaaacGACGAATTCTTTGCCGATATTGGACCCGATCGATCCCAAAGAACAAAATGGTATCATCGAAACTACAATTGTAACGGAACAGAACGCAATCCAAGGAAACTCTTCTGATACCAAATGCTCCGAAGTTAAGGTTGAAAATAATGTCGTACAAGAACCGCTGGCGAAATATGACGATTTACAGAAATATATAGACGACGTGCAACCTTTCACATCGGAGCAATTATCCAATATGAAAATAGTACAAGACGATTTGATCAATGCCTTAAAAAGTACAAAACCATGTGCCATCAGGGAAGGCTTCGCCACCGTGCCTGACGTCACTTGGGACGACATCGGATCTCTATCCGACGTGAGACGAGATTTACAACTGGCCGTATTAGCTCCGGTGAAATATCCTCAAGAATTAGAATCTCTAGGTCTTTCGGTACCCAGCGGAGTATTACTGTGTGGACCGCCTGGATGTGGTAAAACTCTATTAGCTAAAGCGATAGCGAACGAAGCTGGTATAAACTTCATATCGGTTAAAGGCCCTGAATTGTTAAACATGTACGTTGGTGAAAGTGAGCGTGCTGTACGGACTTGCTTTCAAAGAGCTAAAAATTCAGCACCTTGTGTTATTTTCTTCGACGAATTCGATTCCTTATGCCCGAAGCGCTTGAACAACGACTCGAGCGGGGCGACACGTGTTGTCAATCAATTGCTGACGGAGATGGATGGAGTTGAAGGTAGAGAAGGCGTATTCATCTTGGCAGCTACGAACAGACCTGACATTATAGATCCGGCGGTTTTGAGGCCGGGAAGACTAGACAGAACGATTTTCGTTGGAATGCCTCTCTATCACGACAGAGTAGACATTCTCAAAGCTATAACGAAGAAGGGTACGAAGCCTCTTTTGAATTCCGACGTAGATTTGGAGGTGATAGCTAAAGCAACTGATGGATATACCGGTGCCGATCTCGCCGGTTTGGTGCGGCAAGCCGCCACTCAATGCCTCACTGACTTTATACTAGGTAATACTCAAAATGGACCGCTGTCGGTATCGGCGAATCATTTCCAAGTGGCGTTGTCGAAACTCAAGCCGTCCGTCTCTTCGAAAGAACAACATCAGTACGATAAGTTACGTCTAAGATATTCGGTGGGGGACGAGAAGACTGACGTTGAGATGGACACCACGGAATCAATGGATACAGTATAAATATCAAACGGATGTATATTCAAAgactgaaaaatcaaaaataatgctTAGTAGATCTAGTCTCGTGGATGCTTAGGTgcattattatgattataataatatgaatatttcaaGAATCTATTTTGTATTGTAAACGTTGATTCAGACATTTGTTTATTTGCTCCACcgattgattattattttcgaatttataattatgttatgaatttaatttgtttttatgattctatatgaatattttcaaaatattgtactaccaatacatacattcaactgTAAAGTAAATGcaagatatatttttgtatgaaaattttagatataattttttttatgtactctACATACGCTGACAattgtttcttatatatattattatatatttttaatttaatttcacagTTGATTGCAATTAAACTGATTTAAATAGCAGATCATGTTTTTGTTCTATCACACCTTTAATATgggtacttattggttatatggccccctaggcagattggcttcagcccccccccccccaccctttaaatttttaaacaataaatttcatgaaagttcttGAAATCTTATgttaaagaaaaattatattaagacaaaaatataatttttttattaaaaataggcacgttttaatgcgtgtataaaaatgaataaaatacgtatagctaaaaataaattcggtaatgaagacattaatttatattcaacaatgaattgaagaattttatagagtaacattcttctttcgaatatgattagttaagatatttaatttcgtgaagcaaatccatccctgatatatgtatatattatacatacagcggtactttatataaatacaattttaaattaccatttgtacagttttctgttttacaagttttattcacgagtcgttgatatttgacagtcaacttcctgcgttccttgtaaattataatattttacaattagtATGGTTACTTCGTGTAGaacaattaagttgaatatagaatgttttttaagttcaaagaaagccaaattattttttcaatttaataatcaaaaacagAAAAATGGGGGTGCCCCTAAGCATGTGCCTAGTCTGCTGTACCTTTAAGCCGGCCctgattgtttttatttgtgacaagtaatttttttatccTTTCCGTTCCGTCGACATTTACTATAATTATGTGAATATCTCTAAATGTACTAAATATTTTAGTTCATATTTTAGGTATTCCTCAGTAATACACTAAAAttattgctattattattagGGAAAGCCAGGATTGGTTTTCATAGTGACTGAAATTTTTAGTGTTCCTTGCGTGCTGACCACTGCATTATAATGTAAAAACTATAATGCATCCTTTTTGATGAATAGACAAATTTTgactaaatattttgaattatttaaaatgtggaGCTGtctaatagaaaaataaaaaccatcaCAGAAAATCATTTACTCCGGATCCTAGGCGAGCCTATCAAATTCATGTAACTGCCATGTATTTGTTTGTGCGATTGTAAGTGTGTTTACTGAATGCTCAGTTGCGCCCATAAAACCTATAAGTACCTTAATATGTATTCAATGTCTTACCATATCGGGCTGTAATTCCACCGGTATATCTTTCAAAGGGATGGATCTAATATTTAACATGTCGTTGGAAATTTTATACTCCTCCCCGTCATGAACCAATGTAAAGAGACGCGTGAAgtgataattttttacattgtgGAAACTCGGCATCAATACAAACATG
This Arctopsyche grandis isolate Sample6627 chromosome 7, ASM5162203v2, whole genome shotgun sequence DNA region includes the following protein-coding sequences:
- the smid gene encoding nuclear valosin-containing protein-like smid, with the protein product MGRKRIRPPADPLLVPRVKKYLADNVDKTFVDVALMARALRDRYREYTHKPEHAFYQAVEAAYNVVLHSYGLDESSPDSGDSDDLELLDDGDAEQDDRLGQMYRAKKRPAPAQRDRDGDGDGDELIDISSDEGSDAPTGTAPIPKTLKLNDQVTIEATDGPPDSPLPPPPPPPAPFPTIDDQSDLERPRKRKLSKKIVSTPHKNNKPNMDLEREKCMTKVTFDDIGGIENITEQICDLVLHMKHPEVYATLGVKAPRGALLHGPPGSGKTLLANAIAGRLNLPIMSMIATELVGGMSGESEKLIRDAFDKAIALAPCILFIDEIDSICGNRINAQKDMERRMVAQLLSSIDSLDDKNAQVLLLAATNNPDALDPGLRRAGRLEQEIPLGIPTAPARKDILQILCRKLNLDPSVDLSAVSQLTPGYVGADLQALVNKSCTLAIKRVFKYLQENPDFKVDEDAKLEEEIVNVTVVENGNGIIPAVEVEDKIPETTNSLPILDPIDPKEQNGIIETTIVTEQNAIQGNSSDTKCSEVKVENNVVQEPLAKYDDLQKYIDDVQPFTSEQLSNMKIVQDDLINALKSTKPCAIREGFATVPDVTWDDIGSLSDVRRDLQLAVLAPVKYPQELESLGLSVPSGVLLCGPPGCGKTLLAKAIANEAGINFISVKGPELLNMYVGESERAVRTCFQRAKNSAPCVIFFDEFDSLCPKRLNNDSSGATRVVNQLLTEMDGVEGREGVFILAATNRPDIIDPAVLRPGRLDRTIFVGMPLYHDRVDILKAITKKGTKPLLNSDVDLEVIAKATDGYTGADLAGLVRQAATQCLTDFILGNTQNGPLSVSANHFQVALSKLKPSVSSKEQHQYDKLRLRYSVGDEKTDVEMDTTESMDTV